In a single window of the Rhineura floridana isolate rRhiFlo1 chromosome 3, rRhiFlo1.hap2, whole genome shotgun sequence genome:
- the LOC133381709 gene encoding zinc finger protein 91-like isoform X2: MVPLVIAKTESQKEIFGNHRGPKSSERKQPKNGSKKSSTCHSFHQRTHTGEKPFKCMEFGKSFSVKTSLTSHHRTHTGEKPFKCRECGKSFTRNDHLTSHKRTHTGEKPFKCRECEKSFSLSSSLKLHHRKHTGEKPFKCMVCGKSFSQSSDLTLHQRTHTGEKPFKCKECGKSFSQSGNLTLHERTHTGEKPFKCMECGQGFSQRSKLTSHQRTHPGEKPFKCKECGKNFSHGGHLTSHQRTHTGEKPFKCSECGKSFSVSSSLTSHHRTHTVEKPFKCRECGKSFTQNNHLTSHQRTHTGEKPFKCMECGKSFSVSNKLILHQRTHTGEKPFKCKQCGKSFRHKRYLTVHERTHTGEKPFKCSECGKSFSVSSSLKLHHRTHTGEKPFKCMECGKSFSNDHLTSHKRTHTGEKPFKCMECGKSFSVSSSLKLHHRTHTGEKPFKCMVCGKSFNQSSNLTSHQRTHTGEKPFKCKECGKSFPQNGQLTLHERTHTGEKPFKCKQCGKSFSHKWYHTLHERTHTGEKPFKCRECGKSFSVKNSLTLHHRTHTGEQPFKCRQCGKSFSGNGNLKLHHRTHTAEKPFKCKECGKSFSRNDQLSLHERTHTGEKPFKCMECGKSFSESSNLKLHHRTHTGEKPFKCKQCGKSFRHKWYLTVHERTHTGEKPFKCRECGKSFSQSSKLTLHHRTHTGEKPFKCRECGKYFSQSTSLTLHERTHTGEKPFKCRECGKRISQSSRLTLHERTHTGEKPFKCRECGKSFSVNSSLTLHHRTHTGEKQFKCSECGKSFSQSSDLTSHQRTHTGEKSFKCKECGKSFSQSGNLTLHERTHTGEKPFKCSECGKSFSVNSSLKLHHRTHTGEKPFKCMECGQGFSQRSKLTSHQRTHTGEKPFKCKECGKNFSQSGHLTSHQRTHTGEKPFKCRECGKSFSQSSHRTLHQRTHTGEKPFKCRECGKSFSVSSSLVLHHRTHTGETI; encoded by the exons ATGGTGCCACTGGTAATAGCCAAGACTGAGAGTCAAAAAGAGATATTTGGAAATCACAGGGGACCAAAATCATCTGAAAGAAAGCAGCCAAAGAATGGGAGCAAGAAATCCTCTACTTGTCATAGttttcatcaaagaacacacaccggagaaaaaccatttaaatgcatggaatttggaaagagcttcagtgtaaaaactagccttacttcacatcacagaacccacacaggggagaaaccatttaaatgcagggaatgtggaaaaagctttactcGGAACGATCATCTTACTTCAcataaaagaacccacacaggagagaaaccttttaaatgcagagagtgtgaaaagagcttcagtctAAGCAGTAGCCTTAAATTACATCACCGaaaacacacaggggagaaaccatttaaatgcatggtgtgtggaaagagcttcagtcagagcagtgaccttactttgcatcaaagaacccacacaggggagaagccatttaaatgcaaagagtgtggaaagagcttcagtcagagtggtaaccttacattacatgaaagaacacacacaggggagaaaccatttaaatgcatggagtgtggacagggctttagtcagagaagtaagcttacttcacatcaaagaacccacccaggggagaagccatttaaatgtaaggagtgtggaaagaacttcagtcatGGCGGTCACCTTAcatcgcatcaaagaacccatacaggggagaagccatttaaatgcagtgagtgtggaaagagcttcagtgtaagcagtagccttacttcgcatcacagaacccacacagtggagaaaccatttaaatgcagggaatgtggaaaaagctttactcAGAACAAtcatcttacttcacatcaaagaacccacacaggagagaaaccttttaaatgtatggagtgtggaaagagcttcagtgtaagcaataaACTTATTTTACAtcagagaactcacacaggggagaagccatttaaatgcaagcagtgtggaaagagctttagacaCAAGCGGTACCTTacagtacatgaaagaacccacactggagaaaaaccatttaaatgcagtgagtgcggaaagagcttcagtgtaagcagtagcctgaaattacatcaccgaacacacacaggggagaaaccatttaaatgtatggagtgtggaaagagcttcagt AACGATCATCTTACTTCAcataaaagaacccacacaggagagaaaccttttaaatgcatggagtgtggaaagagcttcagtgtaagcagtagccttaaattacatcaccgaacccacacaggggagaaaccatttaaatgcatggtgtgtggaaagagctttaatcagagcagtaatcttacttcacatcaaagaacccacacaggggagaagccatttaaatgcaaggagtgtggaaagagcttccctcAGAATGGTCAActtacattacatgaaagaacccacacaggggagaaaccatttaaatgcaagcagtgtggaaagagctttagccaCAAGTGGTACCATACATtgcatgaaagaacacacacaggggagaaaccatttaaatgcagggagtgtggaaagagcttcagtgtaaaaaacagccttactttacatcacagaacGCACACAGGGGagcaaccatttaaatgcaggcaatgtggaaagagcttcagtggaaATGGTAACCTTAAATTAcaccacagaacccacacagcggagaagccatttaaatgcaaggagtgtggaaagagcttctctcgGAATGATCAACTttcattacatgaaagaacccatacaggggagaaaccatttaaatgcatggagtgtggaaagagcttcagtgaaagCAGTAACCTTaaattacatcacagaacccacacaggggagaagccatttaaatgcaagcagtgtggaaagagctttagacaCAAGTGGTACCTTacagtacatgaaagaacccacactggagaaaaaccatttaaatgcagggaatgtggaaagagcttcagtcagagcagtaaacttactttacatcacagaacacacacaggggagaaaccatttaaatgcagagagtgtggaaagTACTTCAGTCAGAGCACtagccttactttacatgaaagaacccacacaggcgagaaaccatttaaatgcagggagtgtggaaagagaatcagtcagagcagtaggcttactttacatgaaagaacccacacaggcgagaaaccatttaaatgcagggaatgtggaaagagcttcagtgtaaacagtagccttactttacatcacagaacccacacaggggagaaacaatttaaatgcagtgagtgtggaaagagcttcagtcagagcagtgaccttacttcgcatcaaagaacccacacaggggagaagtcatttaaatgcaaagagtgtggaaagagcttcagtcagagtggtaaccttacattacatgaaagaacacacacaggggagaaaccatttaaatgcagtgagtgcggaaagagcttcagtgtaaacagtagcctgaaattacatcaccgaacacacacaggggagaaaccatttaaatgcatggagtgtggacagggctttagtcagagaagtaagcttacttcacatcaaagaacccacacaggggagaagccatttaaatgtaaggagtgtggaaagaacttcagtcagagcggtcaccttacttcacatcaaagaacccatacaggggagaaaccatttaaatgcagggagtgtggaaagagcttcagtcagagcagtcaccgtactttgcatcaaagaacccatacaggggagaaaccgtttaaatgcagagagtgtggaaaaagcttcagtgtaagcagtagccttgttttacatcacagaacccacacgggagaaaccatttaa
- the LOC133381709 gene encoding zinc finger protein 208-like isoform X3 — protein MVPLVIAKTESQKEIFGNHRGPKSSERKQPKNGSKKSSTCHSFHQRTHTGEKPFKCMEFGKSFSVKTSLTSHHRTHTGEKPFKCRECGKSFTRNDHLTSHKRTHTGEKPFKCRECEKSFSLSSSLKLHHRKHTGEKPFKCMVCGKSFSQSSDLTLHQRTHTGEKPFKCKECGKSFSQSGNLTLHERTHTGEKPFKCMECGQGFSQRSKLTSHQRTHPGEKPFKCKECGKNFSHGGHLTSHQRTHTGEKPFKCSECGKSFSVSSSLTSHHRTHTVEKPFKCRECGKSFTQNNHLTSHQRTHTGEKPFKCMECGKSFSVSNKLILHQRTHTGEKPFKCKQCGKSFRHKRYLTVHERTHTGEKPFKCSECGKSFSVSSSLKLHHRTHTGEKPFKCMECGKSFSKSSTCHSFHQRTHTGEKPFKCMECGKSFSVKNSLTSHHRTHTGEKPFKCRECGKSFTQNDHLTSHKRTHTGEKPFKCMECGKSFSVSSSLKLHHRTHTGEKPFKCMVCGKSFNQSSNLTSHQRTHTGEKPFKCKECGKSFPQNGQLTLHERTHTGEKPFKCKQCGKSFSHKWYHTLHERTHTGEKPFKCRECGKSFSVKNSLTLHHRTHTGEQPFKCRQCGKSFSGNGNLKLHHRTHTAEKPFKCKECGKSFSRNDQLSLHERTHTGEKPFKCMECGKSFSESSNLKLHHRTHTGEKPFKCKQCGKSFRHKWYLTVHERTHTGEKPFKCRECGKSFSQSSKLTLHHRTHTGEKPFKCRECGKYFSQSTSLTLHERTHTGEKPFKCRECGKRISQSSRLTLHERTHTGEKPFKCRECGKSFSVNSSLTLHHRTHTGEKQFKCSECGKSFSQSSDLTSHQRTHTGEKSFKCKECGKSFSQSGNLTLHERTHTGEKPFKCSECGKSFSVNSSLKLHHRTHTGEKPFKCMECGQGFSQRSKLTSHQRTHTGEKPFKCKECGKNFSQSGHLTSHQRTHTGEKPFKCRECGKSFSQSSHRTLHQRTHTGEKPFKCRECGKSFSVSSSLVLHHRTHTGETI, from the exons ATGGTGCCACTGGTAATAGCCAAGACTGAGAGTCAAAAAGAGATATTTGGAAATCACAGGGGACCAAAATCATCTGAAAGAAAGCAGCCAAAGAATGGGAGCAAGAAATCCTCTACTTGTCATAGttttcatcaaagaacacacaccggagaaaaaccatttaaatgcatggaatttggaaagagcttcagtgtaaaaactagccttacttcacatcacagaacccacacaggggagaaaccatttaaatgcagggaatgtggaaaaagctttactcGGAACGATCATCTTACTTCAcataaaagaacccacacaggagagaaaccttttaaatgcagagagtgtgaaaagagcttcagtctAAGCAGTAGCCTTAAATTACATCACCGaaaacacacaggggagaaaccatttaaatgcatggtgtgtggaaagagcttcagtcagagcagtgaccttactttgcatcaaagaacccacacaggggagaagccatttaaatgcaaagagtgtggaaagagcttcagtcagagtggtaaccttacattacatgaaagaacacacacaggggagaaaccatttaaatgcatggagtgtggacagggctttagtcagagaagtaagcttacttcacatcaaagaacccacccaggggagaagccatttaaatgtaaggagtgtggaaagaacttcagtcatGGCGGTCACCTTAcatcgcatcaaagaacccatacaggggagaagccatttaaatgcagtgagtgtggaaagagcttcagtgtaagcagtagccttacttcgcatcacagaacccacacagtggagaaaccatttaaatgcagggaatgtggaaaaagctttactcAGAACAAtcatcttacttcacatcaaagaacccacacaggagagaaaccttttaaatgtatggagtgtggaaagagcttcagtgtaagcaataaACTTATTTTACAtcagagaactcacacaggggagaagccatttaaatgcaagcagtgtggaaagagctttagacaCAAGCGGTACCTTacagtacatgaaagaacccacactggagaaaaaccatttaaatgcagtgagtgcggaaagagcttcagtgtaagcagtagcctgaaattacatcaccgaacacacacaggggagaaaccatttaaatgtatggagtgtggaaagagcttcagt AAATCCTCTACTTGTCATAGttttcatcaaagaacacacactggagaaaaaccatttaaatgcatggaatgtggaaagagcttcagtgtaaaaaatagccttacttcacatcacagaacccacacaggggagaaaccatttaaatgcagggaatgtggaaaaagctttactcAGAACGATCATCTTACTTCAcataaaagaacccacacaggagagaaaccttttaaatgcatggagtgtggaaagagcttcagtgtaagcagtagccttaaattacatcaccgaacccacacaggggagaaaccatttaaatgcatggtgtgtggaaagagctttaatcagagcagtaatcttacttcacatcaaagaacccacacaggggagaagccatttaaatgcaaggagtgtggaaagagcttccctcAGAATGGTCAActtacattacatgaaagaacccacacaggggagaaaccatttaaatgcaagcagtgtggaaagagctttagccaCAAGTGGTACCATACATtgcatgaaagaacacacacaggggagaaaccatttaaatgcagggagtgtggaaagagcttcagtgtaaaaaacagccttactttacatcacagaacGCACACAGGGGagcaaccatttaaatgcaggcaatgtggaaagagcttcagtggaaATGGTAACCTTAAATTAcaccacagaacccacacagcggagaagccatttaaatgcaaggagtgtggaaagagcttctctcgGAATGATCAACTttcattacatgaaagaacccatacaggggagaaaccatttaaatgcatggagtgtggaaagagcttcagtgaaagCAGTAACCTTaaattacatcacagaacccacacaggggagaagccatttaaatgcaagcagtgtggaaagagctttagacaCAAGTGGTACCTTacagtacatgaaagaacccacactggagaaaaaccatttaaatgcagggaatgtggaaagagcttcagtcagagcagtaaacttactttacatcacagaacacacacaggggagaaaccatttaaatgcagagagtgtggaaagTACTTCAGTCAGAGCACtagccttactttacatgaaagaacccacacaggcgagaaaccatttaaatgcagggagtgtggaaagagaatcagtcagagcagtaggcttactttacatgaaagaacccacacaggcgagaaaccatttaaatgcagggaatgtggaaagagcttcagtgtaaacagtagccttactttacatcacagaacccacacaggggagaaacaatttaaatgcagtgagtgtggaaagagcttcagtcagagcagtgaccttacttcgcatcaaagaacccacacaggggagaagtcatttaaatgcaaagagtgtggaaagagcttcagtcagagtggtaaccttacattacatgaaagaacacacacaggggagaaaccatttaaatgcagtgagtgcggaaagagcttcagtgtaaacagtagcctgaaattacatcaccgaacacacacaggggagaaaccatttaaatgcatggagtgtggacagggctttagtcagagaagtaagcttacttcacatcaaagaacccacacaggggagaagccatttaaatgtaaggagtgtggaaagaacttcagtcagagcggtcaccttacttcacatcaaagaacccatacaggggagaaaccatttaaatgcagggagtgtggaaagagcttcagtcagagcagtcaccgtactttgcatcaaagaacccatacaggggagaaaccgtttaaatgcagagagtgtggaaaaagcttcagtgtaagcagtagccttgttttacatcacagaacccacacgggagaaaccatttaa
- the LOC133381709 gene encoding zinc finger protein 91-like isoform X1: MVPLVIAKTESQKEIFGNHRGPKSSERKQPKNGSKKSSTCHSFHQRTHTGEKPFKCMEFGKSFSVKTSLTSHHRTHTGEKPFKCRECGKSFTRNDHLTSHKRTHTGEKPFKCRECEKSFSLSSSLKLHHRKHTGEKPFKCMVCGKSFSQSSDLTLHQRTHTGEKPFKCKECGKSFSQSGNLTLHERTHTGEKPFKCMECGQGFSQRSKLTSHQRTHPGEKPFKCKECGKNFSHGGHLTSHQRTHTGEKPFKCSECGKSFSVSSSLTSHHRTHTVEKPFKCRECGKSFTQNNHLTSHQRTHTGEKPFKCMECGKSFSVSNKLILHQRTHTGEKPFKCKQCGKSFRHKRYLTVHERTHTGEKPFKCSECGKSFSVSSSLKLHHRTHTGEKPFKCMECGKSFSRYCSLKLHHRTHTGEKPFKCMVCGKSFNQSSNLTSHQRTHTGEKPFKCKECGKSFPQNGQLTLHERTHTGEKPFKCKQCGKSFSHKWYHTLHERTHTGEKPFKCRECGKSFSVKNSLTLHHRTHTGEQPFKCRQCGKSFSGNGNLKLHHRTHTAEKPFKCKECGKSFSRNDQLSLHERTHTGEKPFKCMECGKSFSESSNLKLHHRTHTGEKPFKCKQCGKSFRHKWYLTVHERTHTGEKPFKCRECGKSFSQSSKLTLHHRTHTGEKPFKCRECGKYFSQSTSLTLHERTHTGEKPFKCRECGKRISQSSRLTLHERTHTGEKPFKCRECGKSFSVNSSLTLHHRTHTGEKQFKCSECGKSFSQSSDLTSHQRTHTGEKSFKCKECGKSFSQSGNLTLHERTHTGEKPFKCSECGKSFSVNSSLKLHHRTHTGEKPFKCMECGQGFSQRSKLTSHQRTHTGEKPFKCKECGKNFSQSGHLTSHQRTHTGEKPFKCRECGKSFSQSSHRTLHQRTHTGEKPFKCRECGKSFSVSSSLVLHHRTHTGETI; encoded by the exons ATGGTGCCACTGGTAATAGCCAAGACTGAGAGTCAAAAAGAGATATTTGGAAATCACAGGGGACCAAAATCATCTGAAAGAAAGCAGCCAAAGAATGGGAGCAAGAAATCCTCTACTTGTCATAGttttcatcaaagaacacacaccggagaaaaaccatttaaatgcatggaatttggaaagagcttcagtgtaaaaactagccttacttcacatcacagaacccacacaggggagaaaccatttaaatgcagggaatgtggaaaaagctttactcGGAACGATCATCTTACTTCAcataaaagaacccacacaggagagaaaccttttaaatgcagagagtgtgaaaagagcttcagtctAAGCAGTAGCCTTAAATTACATCACCGaaaacacacaggggagaaaccatttaaatgcatggtgtgtggaaagagcttcagtcagagcagtgaccttactttgcatcaaagaacccacacaggggagaagccatttaaatgcaaagagtgtggaaagagcttcagtcagagtggtaaccttacattacatgaaagaacacacacaggggagaaaccatttaaatgcatggagtgtggacagggctttagtcagagaagtaagcttacttcacatcaaagaacccacccaggggagaagccatttaaatgtaaggagtgtggaaagaacttcagtcatGGCGGTCACCTTAcatcgcatcaaagaacccatacaggggagaagccatttaaatgcagtgagtgtggaaagagcttcagtgtaagcagtagccttacttcgcatcacagaacccacacagtggagaaaccatttaaatgcagggaatgtggaaaaagctttactcAGAACAAtcatcttacttcacatcaaagaacccacacaggagagaaaccttttaaatgtatggagtgtggaaagagcttcagtgtaagcaataaACTTATTTTACAtcagagaactcacacaggggagaagccatttaaatgcaagcagtgtggaaagagctttagacaCAAGCGGTACCTTacagtacatgaaagaacccacactggagaaaaaccatttaaatgcagtgagtgcggaaagagcttcagtgtaagcagtagcctgaaattacatcaccgaacacacacaggggagaaaccatttaaatgtatggagtgtggaaagagcttcagt agatattg tagccttaaattacatcaccgaacccacacaggggagaaaccatttaaatgcatggtgtgtggaaagagctttaatcagagcagtaatcttacttcacatcaaagaacccacacaggggagaagccatttaaatgcaaggagtgtggaaagagcttccctcAGAATGGTCAActtacattacatgaaagaacccacacaggggagaaaccatttaaatgcaagcagtgtggaaagagctttagccaCAAGTGGTACCATACATtgcatgaaagaacacacacaggggagaaaccatttaaatgcagggagtgtggaaagagcttcagtgtaaaaaacagccttactttacatcacagaacGCACACAGGGGagcaaccatttaaatgcaggcaatgtggaaagagcttcagtggaaATGGTAACCTTAAATTAcaccacagaacccacacagcggagaagccatttaaatgcaaggagtgtggaaagagcttctctcgGAATGATCAACTttcattacatgaaagaacccatacaggggagaaaccatttaaatgcatggagtgtggaaagagcttcagtgaaagCAGTAACCTTaaattacatcacagaacccacacaggggagaagccatttaaatgcaagcagtgtggaaagagctttagacaCAAGTGGTACCTTacagtacatgaaagaacccacactggagaaaaaccatttaaatgcagggaatgtggaaagagcttcagtcagagcagtaaacttactttacatcacagaacacacacaggggagaaaccatttaaatgcagagagtgtggaaagTACTTCAGTCAGAGCACtagccttactttacatgaaagaacccacacaggcgagaaaccatttaaatgcagggagtgtggaaagagaatcagtcagagcagtaggcttactttacatgaaagaacccacacaggcgagaaaccatttaaatgcagggaatgtggaaagagcttcagtgtaaacagtagccttactttacatcacagaacccacacaggggagaaacaatttaaatgcagtgagtgtggaaagagcttcagtcagagcagtgaccttacttcgcatcaaagaacccacacaggggagaagtcatttaaatgcaaagagtgtggaaagagcttcagtcagagtggtaaccttacattacatgaaagaacacacacaggggagaaaccatttaaatgcagtgagtgcggaaagagcttcagtgtaaacagtagcctgaaattacatcaccgaacacacacaggggagaaaccatttaaatgcatggagtgtggacagggctttagtcagagaagtaagcttacttcacatcaaagaacccacacaggggagaagccatttaaatgtaaggagtgtggaaagaacttcagtcagagcggtcaccttacttcacatcaaagaacccatacaggggagaaaccatttaaatgcagggagtgtggaaagagcttcagtcagagcagtcaccgtactttgcatcaaagaacccatacaggggagaaaccgtttaaatgcagagagtgtggaaaaagcttcagtgtaagcagtagccttgttttacatcacagaacccacacgggagaaaccatttaa